One genomic segment of Campylobacter sp. includes these proteins:
- the pyrF gene encoding orotidine-5'-phosphate decarboxylase, translating to MKLCVALDLGSKQQCLQLAEQLADFSDKIWLKVGLRAYLRDGAGFIEELKRLGNFKIFLDLKLYDIPNTMADAAEEIAKIGVDMINVHASSGKRAMATVIQRLDKLSSRPLVLAVSALTSFDQAEFSAVYEQNLSDAVRKFSVMSYEAGLDGMVCSAFESRLIKDATSANFITLCPGVRPFGESAADQKRVADLGIAREAEANFIVIGRPIYQAQNPREICERILGQI from the coding sequence GTGAAGCTCTGCGTCGCGCTTGATCTTGGCTCGAAGCAGCAGTGCTTGCAGCTGGCGGAGCAGCTGGCGGACTTTTCGGATAAAATTTGGCTCAAAGTTGGGCTGCGAGCATATTTACGCGACGGTGCGGGATTTATAGAGGAGCTAAAAAGGCTCGGAAATTTTAAAATTTTCCTCGATCTAAAGCTCTATGACATCCCAAATACGATGGCTGACGCCGCCGAGGAGATCGCTAAAATCGGCGTAGATATGATAAACGTGCACGCAAGCAGCGGCAAGCGTGCGATGGCTACCGTGATACAGCGACTGGACAAGCTTAGTTCACGCCCGCTAGTGCTCGCGGTTTCGGCGCTAACGAGCTTTGATCAGGCGGAATTTAGCGCGGTTTACGAGCAAAATTTAAGCGACGCCGTGCGCAAATTTAGCGTGATGAGCTACGAAGCGGGGCTTGACGGCATGGTCTGCTCGGCGTTCGAGAGCCGCCTGATAAAGGACGCCACGAGCGCAAATTTTATCACGCTCTGCCCGGGCGTACGGCCTTTTGGCGAGAGCGCGGCAGATCAAAAGCGAGTGGCGGATCTGGGCATTGCGCGCGAGGCGGAGGCTAATTTTATCGTGATCGGTCGTCCGATCTATCAGGCGCAAAACCCACGCGAAATTTGCGAGCGGATTTTGGGTCAAATTTAG
- a CDS encoding helix-hairpin-helix domain-containing protein, protein MSKSASDFKKIPYVGEATEADLLALGYTDIASLKGADPDEMFERTKALGRGSDRCILYVYRMVCYYANTPRPDKAKLKWWLWKD, encoded by the coding sequence TTGAGTAAAAGCGCGAGCGATTTTAAGAAAATCCCCTATGTCGGCGAGGCGACCGAGGCTGATCTGCTGGCACTCGGCTACACCGACATCGCTTCGCTAAAGGGCGCGGATCCGGACGAGATGTTTGAACGCACAAAGGCGCTCGGGCGTGGCAGCGACAGGTGCATTCTCTATGTTTACCGCATGGTTTGTTACTACGCAAATACGCCCCGTCCCGACAAAGCCAAGCTGAAATGGTGGCTTTGGAAGGACTAA